A region from the bacterium genome encodes:
- a CDS encoding metallopeptidase TldD-related protein, which yields MQTITRRSFLKTSAMGVAAGALIMDGGWLSHSRGETMDYFASEFGISDALCEKVLARALAKGGDFADLFFEHTISNYLILEDGQVNRAYGEIALGVGIRTVKGDQVGYGYTQELEEKPMLAAAATAATIAAGTQMAPAVKFSKITLPNRYPLEKLYSAVPLSDKLPLVQSANDMCFALSSEIIKVNATLNDQQKRILIVTSDGVKAEDLQPNGFLAVSVTAERNGRRERAGYNLGGRRNFSYYTPALVDELCSEAVGRVLVLFEAVKPPAGEMPVVLGPGVTGVLLHEAIGHGMEADFNRKKISTFATMLGKKVAEPFVNIVDDATNERLPGSLNIDDEGTPGQKTLLVENGILTSYLHDKISAQFYKVKSTGNGRRQSYEHYVQPRMRNTYMLAGPATPEEVIASVDKGIYVKDVSNGQVKIGEGDFAFYVSQGRMIENGKLTAPIKDVNIMGNGPKMLANITMLANDLEMNRGGAGMCGKGGQSVPVGFGQPTCRVQSMTVGGVQS from the coding sequence ATGCAAACTATAACCCGAAGATCCTTTCTCAAAACCTCAGCCATGGGTGTTGCCGCCGGGGCGCTCATCATGGACGGCGGCTGGCTGAGTCATTCCCGAGGTGAAACCATGGATTACTTCGCGTCTGAATTCGGCATCAGCGATGCCCTCTGCGAAAAAGTGCTCGCCCGGGCGTTGGCCAAGGGCGGTGATTTCGCCGATCTCTTTTTCGAGCACACTATCTCGAACTATCTGATCCTCGAGGACGGCCAAGTCAACCGCGCCTACGGCGAGATCGCCCTGGGCGTCGGCATCCGCACGGTCAAGGGGGACCAGGTGGGTTATGGCTACACGCAGGAGCTGGAAGAAAAACCGATGCTCGCCGCGGCCGCCACCGCAGCCACCATAGCCGCTGGCACCCAGATGGCTCCGGCAGTGAAATTTTCTAAAATCACCCTACCCAACCGTTACCCTTTGGAAAAGCTCTACTCGGCTGTGCCGCTTTCGGACAAGTTGCCCCTGGTGCAATCCGCCAACGACATGTGCTTCGCCCTTTCCAGTGAGATCATCAAGGTCAACGCCACGCTCAACGATCAACAAAAACGCATCCTCATCGTCACCAGCGACGGAGTCAAGGCAGAGGATCTGCAGCCCAACGGTTTTCTCGCCGTCTCGGTCACCGCTGAACGCAACGGCCGCCGTGAGCGTGCCGGCTACAACTTGGGCGGCCGCCGGAATTTCTCCTACTATACCCCGGCCCTGGTCGATGAGTTGTGCAGCGAGGCGGTCGGCCGCGTGCTGGTCCTCTTTGAGGCGGTCAAACCCCCGGCCGGGGAGATGCCCGTGGTCCTCGGTCCCGGCGTCACCGGCGTCCTGCTGCATGAAGCAATCGGTCATGGCATGGAGGCCGATTTCAACCGTAAAAAGATCTCGACCTTTGCCACCATGCTCGGCAAAAAGGTGGCCGAGCCCTTCGTCAACATCGTGGACGACGCCACCAACGAACGATTGCCGGGCTCTCTCAATATCGATGACGAAGGCACGCCCGGCCAGAAAACCTTGCTGGTCGAGAACGGCATCCTCACCTCCTACCTGCACGACAAGATCTCGGCCCAATTCTACAAGGTGAAATCGACCGGCAACGGCCGCCGCCAGAGTTACGAGCATTATGTCCAACCGCGCATGCGCAACACCTACATGCTCGCCGGGCCAGCCACTCCCGAGGAGGTGATCGCCAGCGTAGATAAAGGCATCTATGTCAAGGACGTCAGCAATGGCCAGGTCAAGATCGGCGAAGGCGATTTCGCCTTTTATGTCTCCCAGGGCCGGATGATCGAAAATGGAAAACTCACCGCCCCCATCAAGGATGTCAATATCATGGGTAACGGGCCCAAAATGCTCGCCAATATCACCATGCTCGCCAACGATCTGGAAATGAACCGCGGCGGCGCCGGCATGTGCGGTAAGGGTGGCCAGAGCGTACCCGTCGGCTTCGGGCAACCTACCTGCCGGGTCCAGTCGATGACCGTCGGCGGCGTGCAATCATGA
- a CDS encoding TldD/PmbA family protein translates to MNKELFDLASWAIETAKKNGAAASRVAIDRERSVEISYRERRPENIKEAAKRTLSIEIFVDGRFSGQTTSDLRKKALQEFITNAVGTTRLLAKDPYRSLPDPRYYQGRSTADLQLTDATYGQYTPEERHKTARAMEEACLETGGDKVVSVTAQAQDGESESVLLTSNGLEGYHASTYYVGVANMTAQDAGDRRPNGYHYAVAIRRNDLPKPEEIGRTAAMNTLDLLGAKKIKTETLPVIIRNQDVPRVLNALLAAMYGSSIQQKRSFLADKKGQKIASDVLTLIDDPLLVGGLGSRAFDGDGLAARKRIMIDKGVLNDFFVDWYYSRKLGWEPTTGGPSNLIIPPGSRSVVEIMKELGRGIYITGFIGGNSNSTTGDSSIGILGKLFENGVPVQSVAEMNIAGNHLEFWHKLIEAANDPWPYSSWRTPSLVFKEVLVSGI, encoded by the coding sequence ATGAACAAGGAACTTTTCGATCTGGCCTCCTGGGCCATCGAGACCGCAAAAAAAAACGGGGCTGCCGCGAGCCGCGTCGCCATAGACCGCGAACGTTCGGTCGAGATCAGCTATCGCGAACGCAGACCAGAAAACATCAAGGAGGCCGCCAAGCGGACCCTGAGCATCGAAATCTTCGTCGACGGCCGCTTTTCCGGACAGACGACCTCGGACCTGCGCAAGAAAGCCTTGCAGGAGTTCATCACCAACGCCGTCGGGACTACCCGTCTCCTGGCAAAAGATCCCTACCGCTCCCTGCCTGATCCGCGCTATTATCAGGGCCGCTCGACTGCCGATCTGCAGCTGACCGATGCGACCTACGGCCAATATACCCCGGAGGAACGGCATAAAACCGCCCGCGCCATGGAAGAGGCCTGCCTGGAAACCGGCGGCGACAAGGTCGTCTCGGTCACGGCACAGGCGCAGGATGGCGAAAGCGAATCGGTACTGCTCACGAGCAATGGCCTCGAGGGGTATCATGCCTCCACCTATTATGTCGGCGTTGCTAACATGACCGCACAGGATGCGGGAGATCGCCGTCCCAATGGCTATCATTATGCCGTTGCTATCCGTCGCAACGACCTGCCCAAACCGGAGGAGATCGGCCGCACCGCGGCGATGAATACCCTTGACCTGCTCGGGGCTAAAAAAATCAAGACCGAAACCCTGCCGGTCATCATCCGCAATCAGGACGTGCCACGAGTATTGAATGCCCTTTTGGCGGCGATGTACGGTTCCAGCATCCAGCAAAAGCGCTCCTTCCTGGCCGATAAGAAAGGCCAGAAAATCGCCAGCGACGTTCTCACCCTGATCGACGATCCCCTGCTGGTCGGCGGGCTGGGAAGCCGCGCCTTCGATGGCGACGGCCTGGCGGCGCGCAAGCGGATCATGATCGACAAAGGGGTATTGAACGACTTTTTCGTGGACTGGTACTACAGCCGCAAGCTGGGCTGGGAACCGACCACCGGCGGACCCAGCAACCTCATCATCCCGCCGGGCAGCCGTTCCGTGGTGGAAATCATGAAGGAACTTGGGCGCGGCATCTATATCACCGGTTTCATCGGCGGCAATTCCAACTCCACCACCGGCGACAGCTCGATCGGCATCCTCGGCAAGCTCTTTGAGAACGGCGTGCCGGTGCAGTCGGTCGCCGAGATGAACATCGCCGGCAACCATTTGGAGTTCTGGCATAAGCTGATCGAGGCGGCGAATGATCCCTGGCCCTACTCCTCGTGGCGGACGCCGAGCCTGGTCTTTAAGGAGGTGTTGGTCTCGGGCATCTGA
- a CDS encoding TonB-dependent receptor gives MIKKWFLIISSLVWAFSLHAGVTGKIAGKITDAQTRQPVPGVNVLVEGTSMGSITDVNGQYTILNIPPGSYTVRASMIGFTTVRVEGVKVSIDLTSRVNVNLSSEVLNITDAITVVAQRPMIQKDEVATKHYISTEEIELQPVDSFQEIARNQAGVVGNHFRGGRGSDVLVLIDGIPVRDPSGEYAGNMGGFTSNVPNYGIEELEVALGGFGAEYGNVQSGVLNLAMKEGSNRYSGRFRASTTDFGSASINTPLNRKIYEAALSGPVPLAKKLLPGSLSFSLSGELTDQDHGWYFNQYTYDRTLQGKLTWRISPSYKLTYGTLYNQDDWDQYYFWAAKYGPGAEYQQHQYQYVDNATLYNYLYVTNPAEFKARQGAINAISGTYNGKDYTKMQTYYVGGMQDYLWNYEKRSNTNYLIWTHALNPRTYYEIRAQHFFSNYHYATPDVEDRDNDGNTKEDLVWDTAQPGPHPIYRERENNLWWVRGDDPGYLYQASWTKSVKADLVSQVNQNHLLKGGIEFYDNRTKVENISWTLALETQRKDIWDKDAYDLGAYLQDKLEFEGIIALIGLRYDAFNPNGLGDPIYYPADFGNPFSQVVGDVPVLLNPQKPSVKHQLSPRIGISHPITDRDVIHYTYGHYFQRPDLYWLFRNNKYQALTKVGNYIGNPNLNPEKTVAYEIGLEHQFNDDIKGTVTGYYKDISNLVDQMKYVGRSIQNIEMNVFTNADYGNVKGLEFTLSKRLGRYWGGTVNYTYSVAKGRSSDAFGGYGSFTDAKRMNLLDYDQTHTVNANISLRTPGEFGPKFAGIRPLANWQSNIQFAYGSGLPYSSYGTNKVNDQRLPWTSTTDLKLMRQFALAPLKLDLFIDVFNLFDRKNVNYINSSQYYEITGDPSVIMLDVDGVNYIRNPQVWDNGRQVRAGVAIQL, from the coding sequence ATGATTAAAAAGTGGTTTTTAATCATCAGTTCACTGGTATGGGCCTTTTCACTCCACGCCGGCGTCACCGGCAAGATCGCCGGAAAAATAACCGATGCCCAGACCAGGCAGCCTGTCCCGGGGGTCAATGTCCTGGTAGAAGGTACCAGTATGGGGAGCATTACGGATGTCAATGGCCAATATACCATCCTCAACATCCCGCCAGGAAGTTATACGGTGCGCGCGTCCATGATCGGATTCACCACCGTGCGGGTGGAGGGGGTGAAGGTTTCCATCGATCTCACAAGCCGGGTGAATGTCAATCTCAGCTCGGAGGTCCTCAACATCACCGACGCCATCACGGTGGTGGCGCAGCGGCCGATGATTCAGAAGGATGAGGTAGCCACCAAGCACTATATCTCCACCGAGGAGATCGAGCTGCAGCCGGTCGACTCCTTCCAGGAGATTGCGCGCAACCAGGCGGGCGTGGTCGGCAACCACTTTCGCGGCGGCCGCGGCAGCGACGTGCTGGTGCTCATCGACGGCATCCCGGTGCGCGACCCCTCAGGCGAGTATGCCGGTAACATGGGCGGTTTCACCAGCAACGTCCCCAATTATGGTATCGAGGAGCTTGAAGTCGCCCTCGGCGGTTTTGGCGCCGAATACGGCAACGTCCAGTCCGGTGTGCTCAACCTCGCCATGAAAGAGGGTTCAAACCGTTACAGCGGCCGCTTCCGCGCCTCCACCACCGATTTCGGCAGCGCCAGCATCAATACCCCTCTGAACCGCAAGATTTATGAGGCCGCGCTTTCAGGGCCGGTCCCGCTGGCCAAAAAGCTGCTGCCCGGTTCGCTCTCCTTCTCCCTCTCCGGCGAGCTCACCGACCAGGACCACGGCTGGTATTTCAATCAGTACACCTATGACCGCACGCTGCAGGGCAAGTTGACCTGGCGGATCTCACCCAGCTACAAGCTGACCTACGGCACCCTCTACAATCAGGACGACTGGGACCAGTACTACTTCTGGGCGGCTAAATATGGTCCCGGCGCCGAGTATCAACAGCATCAGTACCAATACGTCGACAATGCCACCCTCTATAATTATCTCTATGTCACCAATCCCGCCGAATTCAAGGCCCGGCAGGGTGCCATCAATGCCATTTCCGGAACCTACAACGGCAAGGATTACACCAAAATGCAGACCTATTACGTCGGCGGCATGCAGGATTATCTCTGGAACTATGAGAAGCGCAGCAACACCAATTATCTGATCTGGACGCACGCCCTCAATCCGCGCACCTATTACGAGATCCGCGCCCAGCACTTTTTCTCCAACTACCATTATGCCACCCCCGACGTCGAAGACCGTGACAACGATGGCAATACCAAGGAGGATCTGGTCTGGGACACGGCCCAGCCCGGGCCGCATCCCATCTACCGCGAACGCGAGAACAACCTCTGGTGGGTGCGCGGCGACGATCCCGGCTACCTCTATCAGGCCTCATGGACCAAATCGGTCAAGGCCGATCTGGTCAGCCAGGTTAACCAGAACCACTTGCTCAAGGGCGGCATCGAGTTCTATGACAACCGCACCAAGGTGGAGAACATCAGCTGGACCCTGGCCCTGGAGACCCAGCGCAAAGATATCTGGGACAAGGATGCCTATGATCTCGGCGCCTATCTCCAGGACAAACTCGAGTTCGAGGGCATCATCGCGCTGATCGGTCTCCGCTATGACGCCTTCAATCCCAACGGCCTCGGCGATCCGATCTACTATCCGGCCGATTTCGGCAATCCCTTCTCCCAGGTGGTCGGGGATGTGCCGGTTCTCCTCAATCCGCAAAAACCCAGTGTCAAACACCAGCTCAGCCCGCGCATCGGCATCTCGCATCCCATCACCGACCGCGATGTGATCCACTATACCTATGGCCACTACTTCCAGCGGCCCGATCTCTACTGGCTCTTCCGCAACAATAAATATCAGGCTCTGACCAAGGTCGGCAACTACATCGGCAATCCCAACCTCAATCCGGAAAAGACTGTGGCTTACGAGATCGGCCTCGAGCACCAGTTCAACGACGACATCAAGGGGACGGTCACCGGTTATTACAAGGACATATCCAACCTGGTCGACCAGATGAAATATGTCGGCCGCTCGATCCAGAACATCGAGATGAATGTCTTCACCAACGCAGACTACGGCAATGTCAAGGGCCTCGAGTTCACCCTCAGCAAGCGCCTCGGCCGGTATTGGGGCGGCACGGTCAATTATACCTACTCGGTCGCCAAGGGCCGCAGCTCCGATGCCTTCGGCGGTTATGGCAGCTTCACCGACGCCAAGCGTATGAACCTGCTCGACTATGACCAAACCCACACCGTCAACGCCAACATCAGCCTGCGCACCCCCGGCGAATTCGGCCCGAAATTCGCCGGCATCCGCCCTCTGGCCAACTGGCAGAGCAACATCCAGTTCGCCTACGGCAGCGGCCTTCCCTACTCCAGCTATGGCACCAACAAGGTCAACGACCAGCGCCTGCCCTGGACCAGCACGACCGACCTCAAGCTGATGCGCCAGTTCGCGCTCGCGCCGCTCAAGCTGGACCTCTTCATCGATGTTTTCAACCTCTTCGACCGCAAGAATGTGAACTATATCAACAGTTCGCAATATTACGAGATCACCGGTGACCCCTCCGTCATCATGCTCGATGTGGATGGCGTGAACTATATCCGCAATCCCCAGGTCTGGGATAATGGCCGCCAGGTTCGCGCCGGCGTCGCCATTCAACTATAA
- a CDS encoding DUF4070 domain-containing protein has product MRVLLLYPEFPDTFWSFKHALRFVRKKASSPPLGLITVAALLPSTWEKRLVDVNVARLRDRDVAWADIVMISAMIVQRESAHALIARCKKAGKTVIAGGPLFLSEYEAFPEVDHFILNEGEITLPLFLSDLARGCPQRIYKTSEFAEMSMSPVPMWELVDFRKYESLSIQYSRGCPFQCDFCNITAMLGRRPRTKNARQIIAELDRMYALGWRRNVFFVDDNFIANKRQLKEEILPALIAWRRGKAGCNYLTEASINLADDEELMTMMASAGFNSVFVGIETPDEASLAECNKGQNVHRNLVECVQAMQRHGLQVMGGFIVGFDHDTDSIFDRQIEFIQKSGVVTAMVGMLQAIPGTPLFARLHAEGRIVHEMTGDNADGTTNIIPNMGLEKLKAGYARLMAEIYSPEKFYARIKTCLRLYRPSKTPVRLHFAELYAFMRSIWKLGTVGQERRHYWRLFFWTLFHRPRSLALAVTLAIYGFHFRTVNALNGIR; this is encoded by the coding sequence ATGCGTGTATTACTGCTGTACCCCGAGTTTCCCGATACCTTTTGGAGTTTCAAGCATGCCTTGCGTTTCGTGCGCAAAAAAGCCTCATCGCCGCCGCTGGGATTGATCACGGTCGCGGCGCTCCTCCCCTCGACCTGGGAGAAGCGCCTGGTGGACGTCAACGTCGCCCGCCTGCGCGACCGCGACGTCGCCTGGGCCGATATTGTGATGATTTCGGCGATGATCGTACAGCGCGAATCGGCGCATGCCTTGATCGCGCGCTGCAAAAAAGCGGGCAAGACCGTCATCGCCGGCGGCCCCCTCTTTCTCAGCGAATACGAGGCGTTCCCCGAGGTAGATCATTTCATCCTCAATGAGGGCGAGATCACTCTGCCCCTCTTCCTCAGCGACCTCGCGCGGGGCTGCCCGCAGCGGATCTACAAGACCAGCGAGTTCGCCGAAATGAGCATGTCGCCGGTGCCGATGTGGGAGCTGGTCGATTTCCGTAAGTATGAATCGCTCAGCATCCAGTATTCACGCGGCTGCCCTTTTCAATGTGATTTCTGCAACATCACGGCAATGCTCGGGCGCCGGCCGCGCACCAAGAACGCGCGGCAGATCATCGCCGAACTCGACCGCATGTATGCGCTGGGCTGGCGCCGCAATGTCTTTTTTGTCGACGACAACTTTATCGCCAACAAGCGTCAGCTCAAGGAGGAAATCCTGCCCGCCTTGATCGCCTGGCGTCGCGGCAAAGCGGGCTGCAATTATCTCACCGAGGCCTCGATCAATCTCGCCGACGATGAGGAGTTGATGACGATGATGGCCTCGGCCGGTTTCAACTCGGTCTTCGTCGGCATCGAGACCCCGGATGAAGCGAGCCTGGCCGAATGCAATAAAGGCCAGAACGTCCACCGCAACCTGGTGGAATGTGTCCAGGCCATGCAGCGCCACGGCCTCCAGGTGATGGGCGGCTTCATCGTCGGCTTTGATCATGACACCGACTCCATCTTCGACCGGCAGATCGAGTTTATCCAGAAGAGCGGGGTGGTGACGGCGATGGTGGGGATGCTTCAGGCCATTCCCGGCACACCCCTCTTCGCCCGGCTGCATGCCGAGGGCCGGATCGTCCACGAGATGACCGGCGACAATGCCGACGGCACGACCAACATCATTCCGAACATGGGCCTCGAAAAGCTCAAGGCAGGATATGCCCGCCTCATGGCGGAAATCTACAGTCCGGAGAAATTCTACGCCCGCATCAAAACCTGTCTCCGCCTCTATCGCCCTTCCAAAACGCCGGTACGGCTGCATTTTGCCGAGCTCTATGCCTTTATGCGCTCGATCTGGAAACTCGGGACCGTCGGCCAGGAGCGACGCCATTACTGGCGGCTTTTCTTCTGGACCCTCTTTCACCGGCCCCGCAGTCTGGCCCTGGCCGTCACCCTGGCCATTTACGGCTTCCATTTCCGCACGGTGAATGCGCTGAACGGCATCCGTTGA
- a CDS encoding PorV/PorQ family protein, with translation MKTLTYTLPILVLVSLAGWCFGQSFAPVGTSVAQFLEVGTGARATGLGQACTGIAAGAEAAFWNPAGLAETSGQNFYSSFSTWPADISLLGLSYAVNLGSAGVIGISGVYLMTDDMEITTLAQPGGTGNYFNISNFSAGLSYARYLTDRFCVGVTGKVVHEKYWTNGYTNWALDLGTQYHTDFHGLRLGMSILHFGPEVTFSGSFIDYSDSKSYSVNKSKSFNSYSLPINFRFGAAIDLLNNDQHRLTTAVDMVHPNNNLEQYNVGLEYGFNRMFFLRGGYQIQADEGGLGLGLGVQTTMSGHLGVTFDYSYADLGILTSAHRFSLAITY, from the coding sequence ATGAAAACTCTTACCTATACTCTTCCCATCCTGGTGCTCGTCAGCCTGGCTGGCTGGTGCTTCGGCCAGAGCTTTGCGCCGGTGGGAACGTCGGTGGCCCAGTTTCTCGAAGTGGGCACCGGCGCCCGTGCAACCGGACTCGGTCAAGCCTGCACCGGCATCGCCGCGGGCGCGGAAGCCGCCTTTTGGAATCCAGCCGGCCTGGCGGAGACCAGCGGCCAGAATTTTTACAGCTCCTTCAGCACCTGGCCGGCGGACATCTCGCTGCTCGGCCTCTCCTATGCGGTGAATCTCGGCAGCGCCGGCGTGATCGGCATCAGCGGCGTCTATCTGATGACCGATGATATGGAGATCACCACCCTGGCCCAGCCGGGCGGCACCGGCAATTATTTCAATATCAGCAATTTCAGCGCCGGACTCTCCTACGCCCGCTATCTCACCGACCGCTTCTGCGTCGGCGTCACCGGCAAGGTCGTACATGAGAAGTACTGGACCAATGGCTATACCAACTGGGCCCTGGACCTCGGCACCCAGTATCACACCGATTTCCACGGCCTGCGCCTCGGCATGTCCATTCTCCATTTTGGCCCGGAGGTGACGTTCAGCGGCAGTTTCATCGATTACAGCGACTCCAAATCCTACAGCGTCAACAAATCCAAGTCGTTCAATTCCTACTCGCTGCCGATCAATTTCCGCTTCGGCGCCGCCATCGATCTGTTGAACAACGATCAGCACCGCCTGACCACGGCGGTGGATATGGTCCACCCCAACAACAACCTCGAGCAGTACAACGTGGGGCTGGAATACGGCTTCAACCGGATGTTCTTCCTGCGCGGCGGCTACCAGATTCAGGCCGACGAGGGCGGCCTGGGGCTTGGTCTGGGGGTGCAGACGACGATGAGCGGTCACCTCGGCGTGACCTTCGATTACTCCTATGCCGATCTCGGTATTCTCACCTCCGCCCACCGCTTTTCGCTGGCGATCACCTACTGA
- a CDS encoding FG-GAP-like repeat-containing protein: MRSRTVTMLLMCVVALLFVSSGSLAQGPFVRGTEIPVPETDLNNGGTGNFIAGVDLDKDGKTEIYLVNDNWNDTATEVIPRIYKLEKQGSEWVVVWKAVGPVLRQNTWPCLAVGDLDKDGKQEIIWGVVNNTGDDNLNPYRILVYESKGDGSDVMGVDDGVGGYLPNAKWTITAENKANIRPMRWVIADPDKDGNDEIVFADRTGKSGSGYFFGVIGVDKIPDNGDGSEVWSLKTSGLDFNLKSGTTQNKWDVAVLGSNIYTFCEIEITKVSWDGFGWSYSKLAPMAGGSPVQSAQVVDLDGNGTQEIVCAVYDWGNDAYKGIYLLQEEADTLKRTELFNMSAYWPGGSRGPWGSACGDIDRDGKMDFVFGSRAGTPNASIYNMSYRGGDITNPASYTFARIDSMYAEGGIWTNLAIANVDDDPQLEVLYTSSTDAGVFPDLGTKPIVVLDYQGSSAPVFDNLVVATEVLLNGAAPGDGIRFKPGSILDNGKIIWFCAENINDEVSWVWRSIDGGKTFTHNATAIPSMTSGMVGFDANTAVTVQSDGKIWRTTDGGANWTEVYSYTISPIAPGWFDGVSLMGESSAIAFGDMEPDGSMHFVRTDDKGATWNEIFGIDYMQAAYAFYRWGLAGCTVGQNMWVCAEPTNYVGSFVFRTRDGGSTWDSFAIPASIIPTYPRAIAFSSADNGLIADRRGNVVASVDGGATWYPTNKADTSADSWVNGVQNIPGTNIILGYDDLGVYATTDLGATWSKLNTPAEVVPIDNYYFSGLFLNKDFGYVFAYPGIVLRFANQLTGVTDRPIESQPEAFQLAQNYPNPFNPTTTISYTLPARQNVSLAIYNLKGELVKTLADGVMSEGAHTVQWDATNEFGQKVTSGIYLYLLRSNGQQIARQMVLIK; the protein is encoded by the coding sequence ATGAGGAGCAGAACCGTTACTATGTTGTTGATGTGTGTGGTCGCGCTGCTTTTCGTTTCGAGCGGGAGCCTCGCTCAGGGACCGTTTGTCCGCGGGACAGAGATTCCGGTTCCGGAAACCGATCTCAACAACGGAGGCACGGGCAATTTCATCGCCGGTGTTGATCTGGACAAAGACGGGAAAACGGAAATTTACCTCGTCAATGATAACTGGAATGATACGGCGACCGAGGTGATCCCGAGGATCTACAAGCTGGAAAAACAAGGCTCCGAATGGGTCGTGGTCTGGAAAGCGGTTGGCCCGGTGCTGCGGCAAAATACCTGGCCCTGCCTAGCTGTTGGCGACCTCGACAAGGACGGCAAACAGGAGATCATCTGGGGCGTGGTCAATAACACCGGCGACGACAACCTCAATCCTTATCGCATCCTGGTCTATGAAAGCAAAGGCGATGGCAGCGATGTGATGGGTGTCGATGACGGCGTCGGTGGTTATCTCCCCAATGCGAAGTGGACCATCACGGCCGAAAATAAAGCCAACATCCGGCCGATGCGCTGGGTGATCGCGGATCCGGACAAGGATGGCAATGACGAGATCGTTTTCGCGGATCGTACCGGCAAGAGCGGCTCCGGTTATTTTTTCGGTGTGATCGGTGTCGATAAAATCCCGGACAACGGCGATGGTAGTGAGGTTTGGAGCCTGAAAACGAGTGGTCTTGATTTCAATCTCAAGTCCGGCACAACCCAGAACAAGTGGGACGTTGCCGTGCTGGGATCGAACATTTACACCTTTTGCGAAATCGAGATCACCAAGGTTTCATGGGACGGCTTTGGCTGGTCCTACAGCAAACTTGCGCCGATGGCTGGCGGCTCGCCGGTTCAGTCCGCCCAGGTCGTGGATCTCGATGGCAACGGCACCCAGGAAATCGTCTGTGCTGTCTATGATTGGGGCAACGATGCCTACAAAGGTATTTATCTCCTCCAGGAGGAAGCCGATACGCTCAAGCGCACCGAGCTCTTCAACATGAGCGCCTATTGGCCCGGCGGTAGCCGGGGTCCTTGGGGCAGCGCCTGCGGTGATATCGATCGCGACGGCAAAATGGACTTTGTCTTCGGCTCCCGTGCAGGTACGCCGAACGCTAGTATTTATAACATGTCTTATCGCGGCGGCGATATTACCAATCCGGCCAGCTACACCTTTGCGCGAATCGACTCGATGTATGCTGAGGGTGGCATCTGGACCAACCTGGCCATCGCCAACGTCGATGACGACCCCCAACTCGAGGTGCTCTATACCTCCAGTACCGATGCCGGGGTCTTCCCGGATCTGGGCACGAAACCGATCGTGGTGCTCGATTACCAGGGTTCCAGCGCGCCGGTGTTTGACAACCTGGTGGTGGCTACCGAGGTTCTGCTCAACGGAGCGGCGCCGGGAGACGGCATCCGCTTCAAACCCGGCAGCATTCTGGATAACGGTAAAATCATCTGGTTCTGCGCGGAGAATATCAATGATGAGGTGTCGTGGGTGTGGAGATCCATCGATGGCGGCAAGACCTTTACCCACAATGCCACTGCCATTCCATCCATGACTTCAGGGATGGTGGGCTTTGATGCCAATACCGCAGTGACCGTTCAATCGGACGGCAAGATTTGGCGTACCACCGACGGCGGCGCAAACTGGACCGAGGTCTACTCCTATACGATCAGCCCGATAGCGCCAGGATGGTTCGATGGCGTCAGTCTCATGGGCGAAAGTTCCGCCATTGCCTTTGGCGATATGGAACCCGATGGCTCCATGCATTTTGTGCGTACGGATGACAAGGGTGCGACCTGGAATGAGATTTTTGGGATCGACTACATGCAAGCCGCATATGCTTTTTACAGATGGGGTCTCGCGGGCTGCACCGTCGGCCAGAATATGTGGGTCTGCGCTGAGCCGACCAACTATGTCGGTTCCTTTGTCTTCCGCACCAGGGATGGCGGTTCGACCTGGGACAGTTTTGCCATTCCCGCCTCTATCATACCCACCTACCCCCGCGCCATCGCTTTCTCGTCGGCTGATAATGGCTTGATCGCGGACCGGCGCGGTAATGTCGTGGCCAGCGTGGATGGTGGCGCAACCTGGTATCCAACGAACAAGGCCGATACTTCTGCAGACAGCTGGGTCAACGGCGTGCAGAATATCCCCGGCACCAATATCATCCTCGGGTATGATGATCTTGGCGTCTATGCAACAACCGACCTCGGTGCAACCTGGAGCAAGCTGAACACTCCGGCGGAAGTTGTTCCCATTGATAATTATTATTTCTCGGGCCTCTTCCTGAACAAGGATTTTGGCTATGTTTTCGCCTATCCTGGTATCGTTCTGCGCTTCGCCAATCAGCTGACCGGAGTCACCGACCGTCCGATCGAGAGCCAGCCCGAGGCGTTCCAGCTGGCCCAGAACTATCCCAATCCCTTCAATCCAACCACGACCATCAGCTACACCCTGCCAGCCCGGCAGAATGTCTCTCTGGCCATCTACAATCTGAAGGGCGAGCTGGTCAAAACCCTTGCTGACGGTGTGATGAGCGAAGGCGCCCATACGGTTCAGTGGGATGCGACCAACGAGTTCGGCCAGAAGGTCACCAGCGGCATCTACCTCTATCTGCTTCGCTCCAACGGCCAGCAGATCGCACGGCAGATGGTGCTGATCAAATAA